A genomic window from Thermoplasmata archaeon includes:
- a CDS encoding chloride channel protein gives MGTSRRWYRFVDQHAGQFVPTSFRDFVLKWVPLSLLIGIAVGVMTVLFRFALDVVAAAFNPSFVPWYLVFLLPTAGGALVGLIIPHFAKETAGQGMDEVIHAIHYRGGQIRSIVPPVKLIVSALTISSGGSAGPEGPVGEIGAGTASLFGRLLRLRRSDARTLVIAGAAAGFGAIFKAPLGGALFALETPYKNDLEHSAVIPALISSTVSYLVFVLVYGAAPIFGGASAQPRFDLAHLGLYLSLGLLSGVLAIVFVRAFFAISDAFSRSHLPFIAKTTLGGLACGLIAIAFPAVLGLGYFWDSSLLTANFSAVIVAGTTVTGLAVLLLALGAILFAKIVATSFTIGSGGSGGVLTPSLFIGGTLGAVVGLFLQFLNFPFSPPVLVLVGMGAVLAAATKTPISSAVMLTEMTGGFAVIIPLILATVASYAIAGEHTLYPAQITRQAMPLDLGALAGKRVKEVMTAPVVVFPPETSVADALQRTDTKGHYSYPVVGPDGTILGVVYRRGLREAAERTPTTPVRQIMESHFEAIHEDVPAERAFDLMNELQVTRMFVTDGSKRVVGMLTQLDLMRAADEAEPSA, from the coding sequence ATGGGAACCTCCCGGCGGTGGTATCGGTTCGTGGACCAGCATGCGGGGCAGTTCGTCCCGACCTCGTTCCGCGATTTCGTGCTGAAGTGGGTCCCGCTCTCCCTCCTCATCGGAATCGCGGTCGGCGTGATGACCGTCCTCTTCCGGTTCGCGCTGGATGTCGTCGCCGCGGCGTTCAACCCTTCCTTCGTGCCTTGGTACCTAGTCTTCCTTCTCCCGACCGCCGGCGGCGCCCTCGTGGGCCTAATCATCCCGCACTTCGCGAAGGAGACCGCGGGGCAGGGGATGGACGAGGTGATCCACGCGATCCACTACCGCGGGGGGCAGATCCGGTCCATCGTTCCCCCGGTCAAGCTGATCGTCTCCGCGCTGACGATCAGCAGCGGCGGCAGCGCGGGGCCCGAGGGCCCGGTGGGCGAGATCGGCGCGGGAACGGCCTCCCTCTTCGGCCGATTGCTGCGGCTCCGCCGGAGCGACGCCCGGACACTCGTGATCGCCGGGGCAGCCGCGGGCTTCGGTGCAATCTTCAAGGCGCCCCTCGGCGGCGCGCTGTTCGCCCTCGAGACCCCATACAAGAACGACCTGGAGCACAGCGCGGTCATCCCGGCCCTGATTTCCTCGACAGTCTCCTATCTGGTGTTCGTCCTCGTCTACGGGGCGGCGCCCATCTTCGGGGGCGCCAGCGCCCAGCCGCGGTTCGACCTGGCCCACCTCGGGCTCTACCTCTCCCTGGGACTGCTCTCGGGCGTGCTCGCCATCGTCTTCGTCCGGGCCTTCTTTGCGATCAGCGACGCCTTCTCCCGGTCGCACCTCCCGTTCATTGCCAAGACGACGCTCGGCGGGCTCGCCTGCGGCCTGATCGCAATCGCGTTCCCCGCGGTCCTCGGCCTCGGGTATTTCTGGGACTCCAGCCTGCTCACGGCCAACTTCTCCGCCGTGATCGTCGCCGGGACGACGGTCACCGGCCTCGCGGTCTTGCTCCTCGCACTCGGCGCGATCCTGTTCGCGAAGATTGTCGCGACCTCCTTCACGATCGGGAGCGGGGGCAGCGGGGGCGTGCTCACCCCGAGCCTCTTCATCGGCGGGACCCTTGGCGCGGTCGTCGGCCTCTTCCTGCAGTTCCTGAACTTCCCCTTCTCCCCGCCGGTCCTCGTGCTCGTCGGGATGGGAGCGGTCCTCGCCGCGGCGACCAAGACTCCGATCTCGAGCGCGGTCATGCTCACGGAAATGACCGGCGGGTTCGCGGTGATCATCCCGCTCATCCTGGCCACCGTGGCGAGCTACGCGATCGCGGGGGAGCACACCCTGTACCCGGCCCAGATCACCCGCCAGGCCATGCCGCTGGACCTCGGCGCGTTGGCGGGGAAGCGCGTCAAAGAGGTCATGACGGCGCCCGTCGTCGTATTCCCGCCGGAGACGTCCGTGGCGGACGCGCTCCAGCGGACGGACACGAAAGGCCATTACTCCTATCCCGTCGTCGGGCCGGACGGCACGATCCTGGGGGTCGTCTACCGTCGCGGGCTGCGGGAAGCCGCCGAACGGACTCCGACAACGCCCGTCCGGCAGATCATGGAATCCCACTTCGAGGCCATCCACGAGGATGTCCCCGCGGAGAGGGCCTTCGACCTGATGAACGAACTCCAGGTTACGCGGATGTTCGTCACGGACGGGTCGAAGCGGGTAGTGGGGATGCTCACCCAGCTCGACCTCATGCGGGCAGCCGACGAGGCGGAGCCGAGCGCCTGA
- a CDS encoding helix-turn-helix domain-containing protein — translation MIEATLRITLPCSWVTEVTREHGATVNLVEQKPAGGTTLQTLVEIDPGEADPTAVVETLRGNRFVHRVEAIVPPKGKILATLLVDHCDACQALANSDAFLTDATATPGGGLEWHLLAPTRPSVEALVRILKDRGIAVELAAIRSARGSGSLTERQERVLSLAFELGYFDFPKKIGLTELARKLGVSKAALSETLRTGEEKILHGYFQGLMKRAR, via the coding sequence ATGATCGAGGCGACCCTCCGGATTACCCTGCCGTGCAGCTGGGTGACGGAGGTCACGCGGGAGCACGGGGCGACCGTGAACCTCGTCGAACAGAAGCCCGCGGGAGGGACCACCCTCCAGACCCTCGTGGAGATCGACCCAGGGGAGGCCGACCCCACGGCGGTCGTGGAGACCCTCCGCGGCAACCGGTTCGTGCACCGCGTCGAGGCGATCGTGCCCCCCAAAGGCAAGATCCTGGCCACCCTGCTCGTGGATCACTGCGACGCGTGCCAGGCGCTCGCGAACTCGGATGCGTTCCTCACGGACGCCACCGCGACGCCGGGCGGCGGGCTTGAGTGGCATCTGCTCGCCCCGACGCGCCCATCCGTCGAGGCCCTGGTCCGGATCCTGAAGGACCGGGGCATCGCGGTTGAGCTTGCGGCGATCCGGTCTGCCCGAGGCTCCGGGAGCCTCACGGAGCGGCAGGAGCGCGTCCTGAGCCTCGCCTTCGAACTGGGCTATTTCGACTTCCCGAAGAAGATCGGTCTGACGGAGCTCGCGAGGAAGCTCGGGGTGTCCAAGGCGGCCCTCTCCGAGACCCTCCGCACGGGGGAGGAGAAGATCCTCCACGGGTACTTCCAGGGTCTCATGAAACGCGCGCGGTAG
- a CDS encoding MBL fold metallo-hydrolase — MAGTRITFYGGINEIGGNKFLLEDGSARIFLDFGKNFGREKQYFDEPWIHPQKEEHLLALGILPNLPGIYRKDATEKRELDAVLLTHPHTDHYDAIRWLRDDIPSYATPTTNAMILGREYAGHAGPSREYYIANWTEKEGQQEFRTLEPVEPGRTQEIAGLPVTAFNVDHSVLGSVGYVVETKAGNVAYTGDFRLHGARAAESRAFLEKAKARDPVALLIEGTHIEDSKIESEDEVQEKLTTVVSQTRGLVLTGFAPADVDRMNTFHNVAKATDRILVLTARQAFLVDRLVEKGLFTGFDLTSRNVRIFRKEKKTTAAFEKHLEEKYGDRVVDAAGVRAIQPQAILVATLSDMLALPAIDPMPGSVYILSSSEPFNEEMEISFEKLKGWLTRYGLPLFQIHASGHATAHDLRRAVETIRPKKVFLVHTENPALFARFLDKLRLGAEIVQPIEAQPYPL, encoded by the coding sequence GTGGCCGGGACGCGGATCACCTTCTACGGTGGCATCAACGAGATTGGGGGGAACAAGTTCCTCCTCGAGGACGGGAGCGCCCGCATCTTTCTGGACTTCGGCAAGAATTTCGGGCGCGAGAAGCAGTACTTCGACGAGCCTTGGATTCACCCGCAGAAGGAGGAGCACCTCCTCGCTCTGGGGATCTTGCCCAACCTTCCCGGGATCTACAGGAAGGACGCGACGGAGAAGCGGGAGCTGGACGCCGTGCTCCTCACCCATCCCCACACGGACCACTACGACGCGATCCGCTGGCTGCGGGACGACATCCCCTCGTACGCGACCCCCACGACGAACGCGATGATCCTCGGCCGTGAGTACGCCGGCCACGCGGGACCGTCCCGGGAGTACTACATCGCGAACTGGACGGAGAAGGAGGGGCAGCAGGAGTTCCGCACCCTCGAGCCGGTGGAGCCGGGGCGGACCCAGGAGATCGCGGGCCTGCCCGTGACCGCGTTCAACGTCGACCACTCCGTCCTCGGCAGCGTGGGCTACGTGGTCGAGACGAAGGCCGGCAACGTGGCGTACACGGGAGACTTCCGCCTCCATGGCGCGCGGGCCGCGGAGAGTCGCGCCTTCCTGGAGAAGGCGAAGGCTCGAGATCCCGTGGCGTTGCTCATCGAGGGCACGCACATCGAGGATTCCAAGATTGAATCCGAAGACGAGGTCCAGGAGAAGCTGACGACGGTGGTCTCCCAGACCCGCGGCCTCGTCCTGACGGGATTCGCCCCCGCGGACGTGGACCGCATGAACACGTTCCACAACGTCGCGAAGGCCACGGACCGCATCCTGGTCCTCACGGCGCGGCAGGCGTTCCTGGTCGATCGGCTCGTCGAGAAGGGTCTCTTCACAGGCTTCGACCTCACGTCCCGGAACGTCCGGATCTTCCGGAAGGAGAAGAAGACCACGGCCGCGTTCGAGAAGCATCTCGAGGAGAAGTACGGCGACCGCGTGGTCGATGCCGCGGGCGTCAGGGCCATCCAGCCCCAGGCCATCCTCGTGGCCACTCTCTCGGACATGCTCGCGTTGCCCGCGATCGATCCCATGCCGGGGAGCGTCTACATCCTGTCCAGCAGTGAGCCGTTCAACGAGGAGATGGAGATCTCCTTCGAGAAGCTCAAGGGCTGGCTCACCCGGTATGGCCTGCCCCTCTTCCAGATCCATGCCTCGGGGCACGCGACCGCGCACGACCTCCGGAGGGCCGTGGAGACGATCCGCCCCAAGAAGGTCTTTCTGGTCCACACGGAGAACCCAGCCCTGTTCGCGAGGTTCTTGGACAAGCTCCGCCTCGGCGCAGAGATCGTCCAGCCGATCGAAGCCCAGCCTTACCCCCTTTGA
- a CDS encoding hemerythrin domain-containing protein has product MTVAVRGVSSPGPDQAGVASEPFRALAAQHAALRGEFARLIAAPPSEVRHPAVSALVVNLARSLERHLCIEETAVYPICERLFGGREGATNVLRGEHSSMRAQLGRLAQPVLHDGAAWRLGFESLRLSVDYHFGREERVLFPMAWALLSEPERSALARRLSAFPGR; this is encoded by the coding sequence GTGACGGTGGCGGTCCGTGGGGTGTCGTCGCCGGGCCCGGACCAGGCGGGGGTGGCCTCCGAGCCTTTCCGGGCCCTCGCAGCGCAGCACGCAGCGCTCCGCGGGGAGTTTGCCCGTCTCATCGCCGCACCGCCTTCGGAGGTCCGCCACCCCGCGGTATCCGCCCTCGTGGTCAATCTCGCTCGTTCGTTGGAGCGTCATCTGTGCATTGAGGAGACCGCGGTATACCCCATCTGCGAGCGGCTGTTCGGCGGCAGGGAGGGAGCGACCAACGTCCTGCGAGGGGAACACAGTTCGATGCGCGCCCAACTGGGGAGGCTCGCACAACCGGTCCTGCACGACGGTGCGGCGTGGCGCCTCGGCTTCGAGTCGCTCCGCCTCAGCGTCGATTACCACTTCGGCCGGGAAGAGCGGGTCTTGTTCCCCATGGCATGGGCCCTCCTCTCCGAACCGGAGAGGTCCGCCCTCGCCCGGCGTCTTTCAGCCTTCCCCGGCCGATGA
- a CDS encoding ornithine cyclodeaminase family protein, with amino-acid sequence MLYLSEEDVARLLTMGDALREVEAALRDLGEGKADNRPRQRVRGAHTVLNVMPASWPGRGYYGFKYYSISREGARFWFHLLDAHSGALLAVLQANRLGQQRTGAASGIATKTLAPRDATVVGILGTGWQAESQLEATCAVRKIARIRCHSRRQAQREAFAIKMSKSLGVDVVPVDSAEGAVRGADIVIAATTASEPVVKGEWLAPGAHVNAMGANRVEARELDDGVVTRASLIAADSVEQARMEAGDLIIPISKGILSWDRVTELSHVVAGKVPGRRKDDDITIFKSLGLAIEDVAVGAFVYERARTERIGNDVSV; translated from the coding sequence ATGCTGTATCTCTCCGAGGAAGATGTCGCGCGTCTCCTCACTATGGGGGACGCACTGCGCGAGGTTGAGGCGGCTCTCCGAGACCTCGGCGAGGGGAAGGCGGACAATCGTCCGCGGCAGCGGGTCCGGGGTGCCCACACGGTCCTCAACGTGATGCCCGCCTCGTGGCCCGGCCGCGGCTACTACGGATTCAAGTACTACTCGATCTCGCGCGAGGGGGCCCGCTTCTGGTTCCATCTCTTGGATGCACACTCGGGCGCTCTCCTCGCGGTGCTTCAGGCGAACCGGCTGGGGCAACAACGGACGGGCGCCGCCAGCGGCATCGCGACGAAGACCCTCGCCCCTCGGGACGCAACCGTGGTCGGCATCCTAGGGACCGGGTGGCAGGCCGAGAGCCAGCTCGAGGCCACCTGCGCCGTGCGCAAGATCGCCCGAATCCGGTGCCACAGCCGCCGGCAGGCCCAACGCGAAGCCTTCGCAATCAAGATGTCGAAGTCCCTCGGCGTAGACGTGGTTCCGGTGGACTCGGCAGAAGGCGCAGTCCGTGGGGCCGACATTGTCATCGCCGCAACGACCGCCTCGGAGCCGGTGGTGAAAGGGGAGTGGCTGGCGCCGGGCGCGCACGTGAACGCCATGGGCGCCAACCGGGTCGAGGCTCGCGAGCTGGACGACGGGGTAGTCACGCGTGCCAGCCTGATCGCCGCAGATTCCGTTGAGCAGGCTCGGATGGAGGCGGGAGATTTGATCATTCCGATCTCCAAAGGCATCCTGTCGTGGGACCGGGTCACTGAGCTCTCCCACGTGGTCGCGGGCAAGGTTCCGGGCCGCCGCAAGGATGACGACATCACGATCTTCAAATCGCTCGGCCTCGCAATCGAGGACGTGGCGGTGGGAGCGTTCGTGTACGAACGCGCCCGCACAGAACGGATCGGGAACGATGTCTCCGTGTGA
- the nirK gene encoding copper-containing nitrite reductase, producing the protein MAGGQLDPVASEDRRRRAMKSSRPLGRGLLAVVVAVPLLLGVMAGAIGGYVLRTPGSAAAGGALESFNLNVFDFYFVGVGGTIAGVKNPTLNVSLGDQVTITIADQVNTGHNLYVEGYDTQSADVMAVGATAAVHFVANQEGTFAYYCAVPGHRALGMEGKLVVGSGAGGAPSLPPIGPEVLPVNDIVRNATDVPPPITRTTPATVDIWLNATEVNGQIEPGVSYTYWTYNGKVPGPFFRVRVNDTVVVHFHNDASSMMNHSVDFHAVMGPGGGMYASMAAPGQSTTFSFKALVPGLFLYHCGTPDVPTHIANGMFGEILVQPDAPLPPVDHEFYVGQSELYTKWPIHTLGNQVFDGQKLWDEQPTYFVFNGAFKALTGAHELTGQVNQTVRMYFADGGPDFISSFHVIGEIFSRVWQYGDLTDPPLHGVQTVLVPPGDCVVVDLTLEYPGNYTLVDHALLHAVDMGAVGVLHVTGYANSTIFNPGM; encoded by the coding sequence ATGGCGGGTGGGCAGTTGGATCCCGTGGCGAGCGAGGATCGCCGGCGACGCGCGATGAAATCCTCTCGGCCCCTAGGACGCGGCCTCCTGGCGGTCGTGGTGGCGGTCCCCTTGCTCCTGGGTGTGATGGCCGGGGCGATCGGCGGCTACGTGCTCCGGACGCCCGGGTCGGCGGCAGCGGGCGGCGCGTTGGAATCGTTCAACCTGAACGTGTTCGACTTCTACTTCGTAGGGGTCGGAGGGACCATCGCCGGCGTGAAGAATCCCACGCTGAACGTCTCCCTCGGAGACCAGGTCACGATCACGATCGCGGACCAGGTCAACACGGGGCATAACCTGTATGTGGAAGGATACGACACGCAGAGCGCCGACGTGATGGCCGTGGGCGCGACCGCCGCGGTCCATTTCGTGGCGAACCAGGAGGGCACGTTCGCGTACTACTGCGCCGTGCCGGGCCACCGGGCCCTGGGCATGGAGGGGAAGCTCGTCGTCGGGTCGGGGGCGGGCGGAGCGCCCTCCCTGCCGCCCATCGGTCCCGAAGTCCTGCCCGTGAACGACATCGTCCGGAATGCAACGGATGTTCCGCCGCCGATCACGCGCACGACGCCCGCGACCGTGGACATCTGGCTCAACGCCACCGAGGTCAACGGCCAGATTGAGCCGGGGGTCTCGTACACGTACTGGACGTACAACGGGAAGGTGCCCGGCCCGTTCTTCCGCGTCCGCGTGAACGACACGGTCGTCGTGCACTTCCACAATGACGCATCGAGCATGATGAACCACTCCGTGGACTTCCACGCGGTCATGGGCCCCGGGGGCGGCATGTACGCGTCCATGGCGGCACCCGGCCAGTCCACGACGTTCTCCTTCAAGGCGCTCGTGCCCGGACTCTTCCTGTACCACTGCGGCACGCCGGACGTCCCCACGCACATCGCGAACGGGATGTTCGGGGAAATCCTCGTCCAACCCGATGCCCCACTGCCGCCCGTGGACCATGAGTTCTACGTGGGCCAGAGCGAGCTGTATACGAAGTGGCCCATCCACACCCTCGGCAACCAGGTGTTCGACGGCCAGAAGCTGTGGGACGAGCAGCCCACGTACTTCGTGTTCAACGGCGCGTTCAAGGCCCTGACCGGCGCCCACGAGCTCACGGGCCAGGTGAACCAAACGGTCCGGATGTACTTCGCGGACGGGGGTCCCGACTTCATCTCCTCGTTCCACGTCATCGGGGAGATCTTCAGCCGGGTCTGGCAGTACGGGGACCTCACGGATCCGCCACTCCATGGGGTTCAGACGGTCCTGGTTCCGCCCGGCGACTGCGTGGTCGTGGACTTGACCCTCGAGTATCCGGGGAACTACACCTTGGTGGACCATGCCCTGCTCCACGCGGTCGACATGGGGGCCGTGGGCGTCCTCCACGTGACCGGGTATGCGAACTCGACGATCTTCAACCCCGGGATGTGA
- a CDS encoding xanthine dehydrogenase family protein molybdopterin-binding subunit, producing MTDTFDRFLTGKGSYVADLDLPDMLHLKIARSVYARAMVRSVKGGITSAEIPELMSAVGEGAEGGMGAVAYPVLARERVNYVGQPIAAVVGRTATEAEDLLDSVEVEYDPLKAVTDPEQALTAEPIHPGTKSNVMGAGQVGAKFEDLASPVVIKETLRCARVVPNPLEPRGVVVRWEGGRLTVYASTQSVSSFQEGLAESLGIPKRSVRAIQMDTGGAFGTKGGIYPEYVVAAHIARKEKRPVRWIETRYEHLQATEQGRGARAHAKLFADREGRVQGFQGDLLIDGGAYSAGMAEWSPRWIGMQMTGPYSIPRAYIAGRAVFTNKVPLGPYRGAGRPEAAYFIERMMDFLADEVGLDPVDVRLRNAAEGPWKSPTGLQVPPFRGFLEDAVRELDYRRKGAEAKAGFSSFVLLPAASMGEGARIAVHSGRVQVWLGGNPHGQGHEVFVRKLVSEELDVPPDLIDLEKSDTDALAKGVGSWGSRTAIVGGGAVIEAARKLKAQVKRRGTYSAKKLLAGTYDAKVFYKPEGNFNSLGANLVTAHVDETGLVGVDEVAAYYDAGEVLNRAMLESQVIGGSVQGIGQVLTEGAFYDADGQPTVGTIGDAGLLSAMEMPRFSVKTATTRSDAPHGAKGVGESPTIGVPPALMRAVERHVGRRLTHTPLRPEELLPR from the coding sequence ATGACGGACACCTTCGACCGCTTCCTCACGGGGAAGGGAAGCTACGTGGCCGACCTGGACCTCCCGGACATGCTCCACCTGAAGATCGCGCGCAGCGTCTACGCACGCGCCATGGTGCGCTCCGTGAAGGGAGGGATCACGTCCGCCGAGATCCCCGAGCTCATGAGCGCGGTCGGAGAAGGCGCGGAGGGCGGGATGGGCGCGGTGGCCTATCCGGTCCTCGCGCGGGAACGCGTGAACTACGTGGGCCAGCCCATCGCGGCCGTCGTGGGACGAACGGCGACCGAGGCGGAGGATCTCCTCGATTCCGTGGAGGTCGAGTACGACCCCCTGAAGGCGGTCACCGACCCCGAGCAGGCCTTGACCGCGGAGCCGATCCACCCGGGGACCAAGTCGAACGTCATGGGGGCAGGGCAGGTCGGGGCCAAGTTCGAGGACCTCGCCTCCCCCGTCGTGATCAAGGAGACCCTGCGATGCGCGCGGGTCGTGCCCAACCCCCTCGAGCCGCGGGGCGTCGTCGTGCGATGGGAAGGGGGCCGCCTCACCGTGTACGCCTCCACGCAGTCCGTCTCGAGCTTCCAGGAGGGCCTCGCCGAGAGCCTCGGAATCCCCAAGCGTTCCGTCCGTGCGATCCAGATGGACACGGGCGGTGCGTTCGGGACCAAAGGGGGCATCTACCCGGAGTACGTCGTCGCCGCCCACATCGCAAGGAAGGAAAAGCGACCGGTGCGGTGGATTGAAACGCGGTACGAACACCTGCAAGCCACGGAACAGGGCCGCGGGGCCCGCGCCCACGCGAAGCTGTTCGCGGACCGGGAGGGTCGGGTCCAAGGCTTCCAGGGGGACCTGCTCATCGATGGCGGCGCGTATTCGGCCGGCATGGCGGAGTGGTCGCCGCGTTGGATCGGCATGCAGATGACCGGTCCGTATTCGATTCCCCGCGCGTACATCGCAGGCCGCGCGGTCTTCACGAACAAGGTGCCCCTGGGGCCCTATCGTGGCGCCGGGCGGCCCGAGGCCGCCTACTTCATCGAGCGCATGATGGACTTCCTCGCGGATGAGGTGGGCCTCGATCCCGTGGACGTCCGCCTCCGGAACGCGGCGGAAGGACCGTGGAAGTCGCCGACGGGCCTCCAGGTGCCGCCGTTCCGCGGGTTCCTGGAAGACGCGGTCCGCGAGCTCGACTACCGGCGGAAGGGGGCGGAAGCCAAGGCGGGCTTCTCCTCCTTCGTCCTACTTCCTGCCGCGAGCATGGGCGAGGGCGCGCGAATCGCCGTACATTCTGGACGCGTTCAGGTCTGGCTCGGGGGGAACCCCCACGGCCAAGGGCACGAGGTCTTCGTCCGCAAGCTCGTCTCCGAGGAACTCGACGTGCCGCCCGACCTCATCGACCTCGAGAAGAGCGACACGGACGCCCTCGCGAAGGGCGTGGGCAGCTGGGGGAGCCGGACCGCGATTGTCGGCGGCGGTGCCGTCATCGAAGCGGCCCGAAAACTCAAGGCCCAGGTCAAGCGGAGGGGCACGTACTCCGCGAAGAAGCTCCTCGCGGGGACGTACGACGCGAAGGTGTTCTACAAGCCCGAAGGCAACTTCAACTCGCTCGGAGCGAACCTTGTGACGGCCCACGTCGATGAAACGGGCCTCGTGGGCGTGGACGAGGTCGCAGCGTACTACGACGCCGGCGAGGTGTTGAACCGCGCGATGCTCGAGAGCCAGGTCATCGGTGGATCCGTGCAGGGCATCGGCCAGGTGCTCACGGAAGGCGCGTTCTACGACGCGGACGGTCAGCCCACCGTGGGCACGATCGGCGACGCCGGTCTGCTCTCGGCGATGGAGATGCCCCGGTTCTCCGTTAAGACCGCGACCACCCGCTCGGACGCACCCCATGGGGCCAAGGGCGTGGGCGAGAGCCCGACGATCGGCGTCCCGCCGGCCCTCATGCGTGCGGTCGAACGCCATGTGGGCCGCCGACTCACCCACACGCCGCTGCGGCCCGAGGAGCTTCTTCCGCGTTGA